The window GTTTTGCAGCAATATAGCGGAAAAAATAAAGAAGAATTTGTTCACGGCGTTTTTTCTACCATTGCCCATCGTTATGATTTGTTAAATACCACCTTATCCTTTAACCGGGACAAGTACTGGAGACGGTTTGCGGTGGCCCAAGGGGGACTGCAGCCCGGAGGATCCGCCCTGGATGTCTGTTGCGGCACCGGTATGTTAAGTATTGAACTGGCTAAAAAGCTGGGCGACAACGGCAGGGTAGTGGGCCTGGATTTTTGTGAAAATATGCTGGCCAAAGCCGTTGAGAACGTAGCGAAAACCCCGTATAAAAACCGCATTGAGTTTGTTCAGGGAAATGCCATGGAACTGCCCTTTGCGGATAATACCTTCGATTGTGCCACCATCGGCTTGGCCTTAAGGAATGTGCCCGATATAGAAGGGTGCATTGCCGAGATGAGGCGGGTGGTAAAGCCGGGCGGGAAAGTCATTTCTCTGGAATTGGCCAAGCCCAGTGCACCGGTGTTTAAGCAATTGTATTACCTCTACTTTGAACGGCTGGTGCCTCTCCTGGGCAAAATGGGTGTGGGCCAGGACGGACCTTACCAATGGCTGCCCGATTCTTTAAAACAGTTTCCTCACCAGTCGGTGATTCGCGATATCTTCAGCCGAACGGGGTTAAAAAATGCTTTTTACCATGAACTGACCGGTGGCATTGTGGCCGTTCATGTGGGGACCAAATGAGAAATATAAAGACAAACCGTTAAATGATGAGCGTACCGGTTGGATTGATTTATTTGTTATAGAGGGGTGGGGCGTTGTTATGGCCTATCAAGACTTAAGAGATTATCTGAAGGTATTGGAGAGTAAGGGATTATTAAAAAGAATTAAAACCGAGGTCAGTGCGGACCTGGAGATAACGGAAATAAGCGACCGGGTGGTCAAAAGCGGGGGGCCCGCCCTGCTCTTTGAGAATGTCCAGGGCTATAAAATGCCGGTGGTGACCAACCTGATGGGTTCGCTGGAACATATGAAACTGGCCCTGCAGGTAAAGGATCTGGATGATATCGGCAAAGAAATGCTGGAATTTCTGCAACCCCCCGAATTACCCAGCAGTTTTATGGATAAGCTGAAAGCTTTGCCCAAATTAGCCCAGATTTCTTCCTTTTTGCCCAAAACGGTTCGATCCGGTCCCTGCAAGGAAGTGATCCTTAATGGCAATCATTCCCTGGCCCATCTTCCGGTACTTAAATGCTGGCCTCTGGACGGAGGACCTTTTATCACACTGCCTCTGGTGTTTACCAAAGACCCGGAGACCGGTCGCAGGAATGTAGGAATGTACCGGATGCAGGTCTATGACGAGGTTACCACCGGCATGCACTGGCATATGCATAAGGATGGCGCGGAAAACCACCGTAAACAGCAGCGCAGCGGACAACGCCTGGAGGTGGCCGTGGCCTTGGGGGCAGATCCTGCCTGCATCTTCTCCGCCATTGCTCCGCTGCCGCCGGGCATTGATGAAATGCTTTTGGCCGGCTTTTTACGAAAAGAACCGGTTGAAATGGTAAAATGCGAAACGGTGGATTTAGAAGTTCCCGCCCGGTCGGAAATTGTTTTGGAAGGTTATGTGGACCCCGGGGAACTGCGGTGGGAAGGCCCCTTTGGCGATCATACCGGTTATTACTCCCTGGCGGATCACTACCCGGTGTTTCACTTAACTTGCGTTACCCAGCGGAAAGATCCCATCTATCCGGCTACCATTGTGGGCAAACCGCCCATTGAAGACAACTTTATGG is drawn from Desulforamulus ruminis DSM 2154 and contains these coding sequences:
- a CDS encoding demethylmenaquinone methyltransferase; its protein translation is MQQYSGKNKEEFVHGVFSTIAHRYDLLNTTLSFNRDKYWRRFAVAQGGLQPGGSALDVCCGTGMLSIELAKKLGDNGRVVGLDFCENMLAKAVENVAKTPYKNRIEFVQGNAMELPFADNTFDCATIGLALRNVPDIEGCIAEMRRVVKPGGKVISLELAKPSAPVFKQLYYLYFERLVPLLGKMGVGQDGPYQWLPDSLKQFPHQSVIRDIFSRTGLKNAFYHELTGGIVAVHVGTK
- a CDS encoding menaquinone biosynthesis decarboxylase, which produces MAYQDLRDYLKVLESKGLLKRIKTEVSADLEITEISDRVVKSGGPALLFENVQGYKMPVVTNLMGSLEHMKLALQVKDLDDIGKEMLEFLQPPELPSSFMDKLKALPKLAQISSFLPKTVRSGPCKEVILNGNHSLAHLPVLKCWPLDGGPFITLPLVFTKDPETGRRNVGMYRMQVYDEVTTGMHWHMHKDGAENHRKQQRSGQRLEVAVALGADPACIFSAIAPLPPGIDEMLLAGFLRKEPVEMVKCETVDLEVPARSEIVLEGYVDPGELRWEGPFGDHTGYYSLADHYPVFHLTCVTQRKDPIYPATIVGKPPIEDNFMGKAIERTFLPLMRLQLSEIVDINMPAEGCFHNCVIVSIKKKYPGHAKKVMNALWGMGQMMFAKLIIVVDEQVNVQNPSEVAWRVFNNIDARRDVLVVDGPLDALDHSSPMPFYGGKMGIDATRKWPAEGHAREWPGDIEMSDDIKSLVNRKWQSYGI